In Camelus bactrianus isolate YW-2024 breed Bactrian camel chromosome 28, ASM4877302v1, whole genome shotgun sequence, the DNA window GTCTGGAGGTGGGTGGTTGCTAGCATTGGTCCATTGACTCAGAAATGTAGGAGCCAGCTTCTCTCTGATTCTCATGGCCTTTCTTTTATGCTTGTCATCTCATGGCTGCAAAATGACTGCTGTTGCTCCTGCTGTTTGAGTCAAGATTtacaataaacatttgaaaaataggcACCATGAgcaaagcactgtgctaggtaacTGGAAGCCTAAAGTCGTGTGGATTTGCTCCTCAATTTCTCACTGTTGTGGGGAAGATATGGTTATGCAACTAATTATAATACAGCTACATAAAGTGCTGTGTAGATTGGAGAGGCTGGTTGTGCTCATCGTCCCTTCCAGATTCAAGGAGCCAGAAAATCGTCATAATACAGTATCGACTTAAGCAGCAATAAAGCCAGATCAGAGAGTGTGTCAGGCCTTCTACCCAGCTGTCCTTGAAGCCGAAGCCATAGGACCGCGGGGAGGGGGCACGGGGGGAGGGAAGCTGAGAGATATACAAGCAAAGGAGCATGCGCCAGAGCCAGGCGAGCGGGCACAGTGGTTCTCCAGCACTCCTTCCTGGGGACGGAAAAGTCAGGCTGAAAGGAAGCTTTCTTCAGCACTTCAGAGGGCAGCAGCATTAATGGGAGTCTTTGGTTTtctctggggaggggcagaacccCACGAAGGGACATCCTTGCAATGCCTTAAGAGTTCAGAGAAGAGATTGTGCTGAATACTCTCTGATACTACACAAGCCCCATTGTTTTGTTTAAAgcttttttattatcttttttatgtttttctttccacTTAAGGGATTGAAAGCTTTGGGGCCAACAAGAAAGTCCAGGCAGGAAAAGATCTCACTTGCATGGACGCCAGCTGACCTGGCCTGGGCTAGTGTTACTTCCTCTCCTACAGAGTCTGTTGGACATGATCTGACTTCCAAGGGTGCAAATGAAATTAGCCCCAGGACCTCCACATAGTGCCTCTTCCTGCCTGTGAAAACAATGACCCTGCAGGAAGCAAGATATAGcaatacatttgtttttatttattgaggGAAAGCAACCAACAGTAGCCCTCCCTACTCTGCTTCTTAGGCAATTAACATCTGGCTGGATCTCCTCAAGACAGGGGTGGTTCATTGGCTACGAGGAAGTGACCtggagcagagaagagaaaaagcaacCACAATAGAGCTACAGTTTTGactttttgtaaaagaataaGGCAGAGAAACAACACAAATCATATCAGCTGTGAAAATCAGTCCTGTGCCACCCGCTCAGGATCCAGTGAGACCCAGTAAACCCTCGCTTTCTCTGTTTGCTTTCACTGGGCTTCTCTGCAGGCAAAGAAATGTTTTCTGATCTGTGTAGTAATTCAGGGCAGGTGGACTAGTTACACTAAAGGGAGAGTAGTGGTTTCCAAGATTCAGTTCAGTAACCACCTTCAAAGTTGCCCTGTGTAGTaggtggggtgagggtagggtgtgaaagacagacacacactcacagggaagggaagtgggatgagaaaagaaaggaaggaaagagggcgAGAGGGAGGGAAACAGGTGGATGGAggaatgagagagagggaggagggggaagaaagagaggaaggagagagggaaggaaaggaagaaggaaggagggaggaaagaggggaagatgagaagaaaatgGAGTGAGAGCGAGCTATTCTTTGTTGAATGCCTCTCTTTGCCAGGATCTGGGAGAGTCCCCTTTACGCGTGCCGTCTGTCACACCTTTAGCACAATTCAGCAGAGTAGACAGTGTTGCCGTTGTTGAGAAGGGAGTCTGAGATGAGGCTTCAAATACAGGTCTGCTTGATAGTTTTCCACCCTGGTAAAAGCATGGATTTGTGCATCTTTTCTAGAAAAGCCTTTTCAGATTTCTGTATCTGAGCTTAGCTTTTCGACTCACTTTTGTATTTCCAGGGATCCCTCCCTCTTCATGCTTCTCTAATTGCACTTCCCTTTGGTACTGCAACTGATGGGTCAGCTTCCCTGCCGGGCTGACCTGTCAGTTATGCTCCTCAAAGCAAAAGCTCCCTCAGTATTCTCAGTGTTTGCTGAGTATCAGCTAGACAGAGTCCAGTTTCAGGCTCCttcactgcttccttccttccttccttccttccttccttccttccttccttccttccttcctcctttccctccttccagatataattgacatagaacatCGTATAGATTTAAGGtgacaacatgttgatttgatacatttctATAAAACAGTATGATCACCATCACACATTAGTTAACACCGCTCTCACATCACGTAATTAtctcctttttgtgtgtgtgatgagaacagtcatgatctagtctcttagcaactttgaagtcTGTAATACAATGCTATTGTCTGTTGGCTTTGCTGGGCATTAGGTCCCCAGGACGTATTTATCTACTAGTTGCTAACATGTACCTTTCAACAGCATATCCCCCACCCCTGAGCCCCTGGTAGTCAGCATTCTACTCTGTTTATAAGTAAACttttttaagaataagaaaatgaatatatatatgctcatgtatgactgaagagtTGTGCTGTgaatcagaaattgacacaacattgtaaactgactatacctcaatttaaaaaaaaagtaaacgtTTTTAGATCCCATGTTACTGATATCATAcgttgtttgtctttctctgtctgacatttcatttaATGTCCATCCGtgttgtaaatggcaggatccatccatgttataAATGGCAGGATCTCCTTTCTAGTGGCTGAATAAGATTGcaatatatatcacatcttctttatccattcatctgttgatggacacttaagttgttctCATATCTTGGTTATCgcgaataatgctgccatgaacatgtcTTCAAGGTAGTGACTGCATCTCCTTCTGTTTCCTTGATCATCTCAATGTATgccaaaaaagcatttgacaaaatgcaacTTTCTTTCATGATAAACCCTCAACAAATTGGGCATAAAAGGGACAtaactcaatataataaaggcaaTATAGGACAAGCCTGAAGCTAATACCATACTCATTGGTAAAAGATTGAAAGCTTTTGATCACATACAAAGGCTCCACCCTTCCATTCCCCCCTTTACATTTCTGATGTCACAGTTCACTTCTTTTTATACTGTGTTTTCTTTAACGGATTACAGTAGTTACAGTTATGTCTAATACTCATTCCTTTCATCTTTATACTGCAGGTAAGTGGTTAACACACCATCCTGTTCCAGAATTAGAGTTTTCTAAATCATTTGCCTTTACCAGCATGTTGTATATTTCAACATGTTTCTATGTCACTATCTAGCATCTTTTCATTTCAGCTGGAAGAAatcctttcagcatttcttgcaaggcagctCTAGTGGTGAAGAACTCCCTCAGCTTCTGTTTCTCGGgtgaagtctttatttctccctcaTATCTGAAGGATAACTTTTCCAGATAGAGTATTCTGggtgggcaatttttttttctttcaaccctTTGAGTTGTCATTCTGCTATCTCCTGGCCTGTAGAGTGACTACTGAAAAATCTTCACATAGCCtaatgggggttcctttgtaagttactgtcttttttcctctggctttttttttattctctctttttctttgatttttttttttaacaatttcattATAATGTTCTTGGGAGTCTTTTGCATTGAGATAGTAGGGTGATCTATTAGCTTCGTGAACTTGGGTTTCTAAGTCTTTCCCAGATTTGTGaagttctcagctattatttctttaaataaactcctGCCCCTCTCTTCTCCTGGACTCCAGCTAAATTTGTACTGTGTACATTTGATTGACTCCTTTAGGTCATGtactttcttcacttttttttttaattcttttttctctgttcaCCTCTGATTGGGTTATTTCAAAATTACTGTCTCCCTGAGTTTAGCTGTGGCACATGTTTTGATCAGAAATGTAGTTTCTCTTTGTTCTagtagttttaaaatttgtactagttctttgtttctgttgtcatttgttttatttttaaagttaaaattacaAATCATGTCTAATCATACTGAATTGTAAAAATTctactgtatatttattttaaggaaaaatgagaataaaaatatctGGTTTgtcctgcagaaaaaaaaatttttttgctagcTTCCTGGTTGCTTATTATGTCTTGATTctgttgcatttttcatttcactcATGGAATTCTTCAGTTCCAGAATTTGATTCTTTTTCCTGGCTTCTAACTTTTCgctaaatttttttctcattttgtacaTGTATTTTTCCCCCCTGATTTCATTGAATTGTCTTCTGTGTTTCTTGTAGCTCATTGTTTTCTCAAAACAGCTATTTCGAATTCTTTATCCACTGGATTATACGATTTTATGCTTTCGAGCTCAGTTATTCCAGGAGTTTCATCTTTTTGTCGTGTcatgttttcttgatttttcctctttcttgtaGTTCTGCGTTGCTGGCTTTGCCTCTGAGCAGCATCCACCTCCTCAAATCTTTACTAATTGCCCTCAGAGAGGGTATGTTGTTTGTTGGTTCTCTTTTGTCTGGAGTTCTCTCTGACCCTGTGTGTATACACTCCACATTCCTTGCTCCCTCTTGTAGCAGAATTCTTAAGCTTTTATGTCTTCCCTGGTTATAACTCACCTGACTGGCTGCTGGAAACCTCTCTTGTTTTCCAGAAGGTAGTGCTATAgctcatttgtattttctgtcttGCCCACAGATCTGGTCTGTTTTTCTGATAACACTCCGTTTCCCCTACTAACTCTTGCTGCCAGTCTCTGAGTGCGCTCAAGGCGGcactgcagagggaggggaggtgtgGGTTTAGCACTTGGGGTGTTAGGGGTCCCCACCAGCTGGTGGGGAGATCCTGGGCTGAGATTCTCCCAGAAGCTCTTAAGTGGATTTCCTGTTGAAGCCCTGAGCACAGACAGCAGGTATCATGTCCCTTTAATGCCTTCTGATATTCTTATCAGCCTTTCCTGATCACCTCCTTGCCCCTAATCATGGAGGTTCTCCTTCAAGTACTCTGAGTATTGCTGGAGAGAAATCAGTTTCTCTTTTAGCATCCAGCACTGCTAGGGTAGCTGGGCACTCACACACTACTCTCCTTTTTGCCTATGGAGAGGTCACCACGGGAGAGTTTGGTCTCTTACTGTGTCAAtttgtggggaggggaagaactGGAAAACTTCCTCACCCTCTCTGCTGCATCCAAActcatgtgtgtgtttttccctCCAGTGGTGCTCTAGTCACCTCTAGGGGGGCTGTGCTTTTACAAGTTCTCTCTCATCAGTGGGTATTTGCCCAAATCAGCACTATCCAGCTTTTCCCCAGTCATGACTGGGAGGTGTTGGGACAGGTTTGCTGGCTCTGTTGATTCTGCAGCCCAAACCAAGGTCTGTCTATTACTAGAGGAACAGGTAGGCGAGACTCCTCCCCAGTTCCTTGATGTATGTTATTAGATCACACACTCCCACAGGGGCACTCTTGTTTGTGCGTATAGCCctaattaatctttttaaaagggATGGCAAACAGTAAGGATGTCTCACACCACCATGATGTTGACACCATTCCCCTGTCattgtgtttctatttttgaCTACTCTTATGTTGACTAtttgtgttttctatttccttctctagTCTTTTCTTTGTACCTAtaatttatatctattttattcaCATCACTGTCATTTCAGTGGGGGTTTCAGAGAGAAAGGGGGATCATAAACACATGTGTTCAACATGCTGTGTTCAGATTGACAGAACCTTTACTGGGTACAATTTGGAATGTATAAAACCTCAAAATTCCTATGCCCTTTGACGCagctgttctatttttaaataaataaactgcatAATTAATTCTGCATCCGCGTAAAGAGATGTATACAAGGACATAATGATATTGACTCTAGCACTGATCATAATagtaaaaaattggaaacaatttatATGCTATCAACAAGGAAAAGGTTATATATACTTTGATGTCTGTATTGCAGAATCATACCCAGCAGTCAAAAGGAATGCTATTGACAAATCCTGAAATCTCTctaagacatatttttaaatttaaaaagcaaatatgaaTCATATATCATCCCACTTATAGTCctaaaaaccccacaaaactatATATTTTGATTCATACTTACAAGTGAATATAGATTATGGACCGATTTGCTGACGTCAATCTTGAGTCCTGTTGGATTGACCATGCCCTCTGACCCAAGGCCAGGCATGTTTCAGCGTACTCAGCATAACTAGAAAGGGGGATCTGTTCACTCAAAGGCTCTCATTCTATTGAGCACATCATACAGTGATCACCACTGGACCCACTACGCCCAGTGATCATCAACAGaatgattattttcttctctcaccaAGGCAGGGCTTAAATAACTCCCCTATCAATTGACCTCATGGGGTGATTCAAAAATGCCTACCCTAGCTTTCAATCTGTGACTTATGttagctattgctgcataacaaattgcaGATCTTCCTCAATTTACAATGGGACTAGGTCCCAATAAACCCATTGTAAGCTAAATACATCCTAGGTCAAAAATGCGTTTAATACCCCTAACCTGTGGAACATAGTGGCTTAGCCTAGTCTACCTTAAATGTGTTCACAACACTTAAATTAGTTTGCAGTTGGGCAAAACcacctaacacaaagcctattttataacaaaatgttTACCATTTCATGGAATTTATTGACGGCTGTACtggaagtgaaaaacagaatggctgCCTAGGCTCAGAATGGTTCTAAGTGTGTTGGTTGATCGTGTGGCAGACTGGGGGTACAAATCACTGCCGCTGCCCAGCATCAGGAGAGAGGATTGTATTGCATGTTGTTAGCACAGGGAAAGATCAAAATTCAGAATTAGAAGCATGGTTTCTGCTTGGATGCATATTGCTTTGACTCCATTGTAAAGTTGAAAAATTGTTAAATCTAGCCCTTATAATTTGGGGACCATCtctacccccaaaacaaaaacacatattAATTATCACCCAGTTTCTGGAGGTTAGGAGTCTGTACTTGGCATAGCTGGGTTCTCTGGTTCAAGGTGTCCCACAAGGTTGCTGCAAAGCCAAGGTTCTGGACACCTCAAGGCTCCAACAGGGAATGACTtgcttcaaaattttaaattccagtAAAATACCATTACTTATTGCAAAAGTAATCTCAGTGAGGTATAGGATACTTAAAATCTAGCTAGGCAAAAGAAAAttgcaaatacacagacacatattCATACACTTCCAAGCTCACTTACATGGCTGTTGGTACAATCCAGTTCTTTGAAGACTATTAATCAGAGGCCACTCTTAATTCCTCACTTTGTGGGTCTCTCTGTAGCCCAGCTCATAGCATGGGAACTGACTGAATCAGAGCAAGCGAGTGAGAAAAGTTAGAGAGCTCATGAGTAAGTTGGAAGTCAGGCTTAGGTTACCTAAGCTTCAGGTCATCTATCATTTTTGTTAGAAATAAGTCACTAGGTCCAGCCCTGGAAAGGAAGGGCTTGCATGAGAGTATGAATACCAAGAGGCGAGAATCATCTTAGAAGTCGCCTACAATTTATGATTAAAAGGTAATTCaaggggttgcaggagcaaattcaGAGGCAACGATTTTTCTGGTATAAGCAATTGGCATCTACACACAGTTACTTCTCACAGATactaaataatactttttttttttaatagtgaaagAATTCCATACACTCTTTACCCACAtttgccatttgttgaaaattacATTTTGAATACATTATGTAATTTGTCACAAGGGAAGGCAATATTTGTAACCACAAAAGCTTTGGGGTCTGGTGAGAGGCGTGCGTCCTGTTCTGGAATCATATTTGCTCTCTGCATATATAGTTCTCATCTCTCAGATGTTcccttctgtctcctcctcttcctccagagAGTCCTGAGCGAGCAGCTCTGTACTTTGTCTCTGGCGTGTGCATTGGGCTGGTCCTCACTTTGGCTGCCTTGGTGATCAGGATCTCTTGCCACACAGACTGCCAGCAGCATCCCCAGAAGAAGCTCGCGCAGGACGGAGAAAGCAGCGACTGCAGCGACAGCGAGGACGGCAGCTCAGACGCGGTATCCGATGTCTCGGTCAGGAGACACCGCCGCTTCGAGAGGACTTTGAACAAGAACGTCTTCACCTCGGCAGAGGAGCTGGAGCGCGCCCAGCGGCTAGAGGAGCGGGAACGCATCATCAGGGAGATCTGGATGAATGGCCAGCCTGAGGTCCCCGGCACCAGGAGCCTGAACCGCTACTACTAGGGGCAGACAGGGACCCGCACCGCCCTGGAAGCCTCCTGGAAGAGAAAGGGTCCACAGGGGCGGTGAGCCCAAAGGGCTGCGCGCAGTTCTGCTACTCTGGCCAGAGGCAAGCAGGACACTCTCATTTTCCAGCCAGGAGGACTGGCTTCTCTCTTCTGACTAAACTtaagggagaagcagagaaacGGAGTTGGTTCATCTCTCCAGGTCTTGTAATGGTGCTGAAAACCCTCACCAACAATGTGCATGGAGATCAGAAAAACAACTGTGGTTCCCTTTGAATTCTGAGGATCTCAGAAGCTTCTGCAGACTTCACTGTTATATGTTATTTCTTTACAAAAGGAAATATTATAACATGAGTGCGAGGAAGAGCAGGGTTGACTTAACCCAGTGAATGCAATTTACTTAATGACTCCATGCTATGGAGATGATTTTGATCCACACAGCATGATCCATGCATATTATTTAAGTCTGATTCTTTAAATCTCGTGTTGCAGTGGCGACCTCGTCCATTTTAACTGGCACCTCAGGGATTAAAATCCTATATTTTTAATTACAGTTCCCACTTCTCATGAAAATTAATAATGTATTAGAGATGTGTCAGTGAAATAGAAAAGTGTAAATAACCTCACAAGATGAAGGGTTTTATGTTAAATAGCTTATAAAGAATATATTAAGATACATACTTGAAAATGCTGCACAAGAATAAAAGCtgtgtttttcccccttttggagagaaaaaaattttgttatgACTCTAGATAATtatgattttaaacattttgttaaaaaatgtttttggatTTGTAAGAGAAGATGGGAATGGGAGGTAAGGAATAAAGCCAAATTAGGttgggatgaaaaataaatgttacataAGATCTTTTTTGTTTCATGTTCTTCTCTGCAGTTACACTTACCTTAAACAGCAGCCCTTTTATATAGATGGgtatggttttgtttgtttgtttgttttttgtttttcaccagGCCCTTCAAGTAACTGGAGAACTGTGAGCAATGGAGAAACTGGAGAATGGAGTAATGGCCCCTACGTGATGAGATGTGATCAGACCTCTACGTAATGTTTCATTTTCTGTATGCTTATGTTATGGCTACAGTGTATTTGAGTGATTGTTAAGCAGATAGAGGAATAGATGATTACCCGAGGGCAGACATAATATGATGGCCTCATACGGAGAGGGGACGTTGGTAAGGAAGGAAGAGAGTCAAGGCTGAACCGCGTTTGGAAATGAGttgcagaggaggaaggagcatCCTCCAGACTGACAGGCAGGAGTAATGAGTTCTGTCCGTCTGTTGGCGCCCTGCTCTTGCGGTGCAGTGGGCTCCTTTGTCTGCCTCTCTGGATGCTCCAAAGCCTTCCTGTTGGATTTCCTCTGTTCATTGACTTTGTCATCATACCTGAGAGGATGGCTGGGAGAGTTTCTCTGCTGGAGTTCTATTACTCTAGCAACCCACTCTTAGCAATAAGGGTTTGGAGGCTGTCTTAAGATTGAACGGTCACAAATACCCCTTTCCCAAATCTTGTTAAATCAGTGTCTCTGAATCTGGATTCCCATCCTTGTAGTTTCAGTCCGCTGGCAACAAGTGTGGGAATCATCCCACTCCCCTAGGCTTTATCTTAACATCATCCATCTTCGTCTCGgcctctatttttaaattgaaatatagttgattttttatcattgtattagttttaggtatacagcatagtgattcagtatttttactgaTTATACTCCTTGAAAGTTATTACGAGATAACGGCtgtaattccctgtactatataatatatccttcttgcttatctattttattcctttcaacAAAGGTTGATGGAGGATGAGGTAGATATAATGTTGAGCAAAACAATCTCTCCTGGAGCAGTTTATGATTAGCTGGAAAAATAAGACACTGGTAAACTGGTACCAATAACTATAATGTCAGAATTTAATACCTCGTAAAAAAATAGTTGTAGGcaggtgcattttttttcagcaaatgtGCTCTGCTTGTGCACAAAGTTTTAAGTTAGCATCTCTGCCCCACAGGGCACCTCTGGTTGGCGGAGGAAATCAGAGCCTCTGTCCCAAGGAAGCAAGGATTGTTTTTCTGGTTTGAAGCTGCAAAGAGTTTAAAGCAGCAGAGAACACATGATCTAACCCTTAAAGAACAGGCAGGATTTCtttgggaagaagggaggggtcAGCATCCCAGAGCTCAGTGCTCGGCTTGAACATCTGTGGCAGAAATAAGGGAGGCTCTGAGCCGGCCAAGACCCTGGGGTGGGGCCTCTGCAGGGACCGACTTCCTCAAGCACCTTCCATCACCTCGTGAGAGatcaccacaaacttagtgcCCAAACCCGAAATTCTTGTGTGATCTTTAAAAGAACGGCAGACGGCTGCATTTATCTTAGTCAccctgtaacagaaaagaacaaaactgactatattagatctgttcctttagctttaactgctgtgccctgttttctaggcttagtctagcTCGCTCCACACCCACGTGAAGAGa includes these proteins:
- the EVA1A gene encoding protein eva-1 homolog A isoform X3; translated protein: MALLSSILAAYSIVSESPERAALYFVSGVCIGLVLTLAALVIRISCHTDCQQHPQKKLAQDGESSDCSDSEDGSSDAVSDVSVRRHRRFERTLNKNVFTSAEELERAQRLEERERIIREIWMNGQPEVPGTRSLNRYY